A stretch of DNA from Anopheles nili chromosome 2, idAnoNiliSN_F5_01, whole genome shotgun sequence:
TGTGCTATATCCTTGTGGCGGAATGaataacaaaaagaagaaaacgctTCAAATAACGTGGCATAAATAATCTTATTTTCAGCGGCCCGACTGCACGAATCTTTGATTGCACTACGGATCGATTTTGGTATTAAACCATAATGCCAACAGTCGGTGTGAAACGTGACCTGCTGTTCAAAGCACTTGGAAAAACATACAGTTAGTTGAATTTTGCGGAACGGCACGTCGAACATGAGTAGAACGATTACAATGAAAACGGTTTGTCATTTTCAGCGGACGATGAGTTCCAAAAGTTGTGTTTCGAGTTTGGACTCGAACTGGACGAGATTACGACGGAAAAGCAGATGATCACAAAAGAGCAAGGTCAGGTTGAAGCCGCTAAGGACGCATCTGAAGAGATAATCTATCGTATTGATATACCTGCTAATCGGTACGATCTTCTATGCCTCGAGGGGCTCGTGCTGGGCTTGCAGGTGTTCCTAGGAAAGTAAGATTATATTTTACTACATTAGAACATACTTGTTAGCTAAGTATGATCGAATCGTGTCTGTTATCTTCATAGGATGAAATTTCCACGCTTCACCAAAGTCGCTCCCGTTGGCAAGGGAGTTGCCCCGCAGAAGCTAATTGTTACGAGTGAGACTAATCGCGTTCGCCCTTTCGCGGTTGCAGCTGTTCTGCGTGACATCACTTTCACCAAGGACAGTTACGACAGTTTCATCGATCTGCAGGATAAACTGCACCAAAATATCTGTCGTAAGCGTGCTCTGGTAGCCATCGGGACCCACGATTTGGACACGCTTAAGGGTCCGTTTACGTACGACGCGAAACCGCCGAAGGATATAAAGTTCATCCCGCTAAATCAGGAGAAAGCGATGACGGGTGAAGAGCTGATGGAGTTTTACTCAACGCACGCGCAGCTGAAGGCATACCTGCCCATTATTCGAGATTTCCCGGTCTATCCGGTGATTTACGATGCGAACGGCGTGGTTCTCTCGTTGCCGCCCATCATTAACGGTGACCATTCAAAGATTTCATTGAAAACGAAGAACGTTTTCATCGAATGTACGGCCACCGATCTGACAAAGGCGCGCATCGTTCTCGATACGCTCGTGTGCATGTTTTCGTCACATTGCGCGAAACCGTTTACCGTAGAGTACTGTGAGGTGGTTACTGCTTCGGGCGAAACTCAACAATATCCGGATTTGGCATTCCGCAAAGAAGCGCTCTCCGTGGCCAAGACAAATGCTTACATCGGTTTGAATGAATCGGCTGAACAAATGGCAAAGCTGCTAAACCGCCTGCTTCCGACTCGGCAAACGGATTCGGACACGCTGGAAGTCGAAATTCCGCCCACTCGGCATGACATGTTGCACGTGTGCGATATTTACGAGGATGTAGCCATCGCGTATGGCTACAACCGCATACCAAAAACGCTTCCGGCAAAGATGCACATCGCTAAGCAGTACCCACTGAATAAACTAACCGAGCAGCTGCGGGAGCAAATCGCTCAGGCCGGCTTCACGGAGGGCCTTACCTTTACGCTTTGTTCGCGCGATGATATTGCCACGAAAATGAACGTCAGCATAGACAGCATCCCGGCTGTACACATCGCTAACCCGAAGACGCTCGAGTTTCAGGTGGTTCGGACAACGTTGATTCCGGGCTTGTTGAAAACCCTGGCGGCCAATCGCAAGATGCCACTTCCGCTGAGGCTGTTCGAGGTGTCCGACGTCGTGCTGGCGGACAGTAAGGCGGAGGTTGGTGCGAAAAACGAGCGTCGTGTGTGCGCCGTGAACTGCAATAAAACGGCCGGGTTTGAGGTGGTTCACGGATTGTTGGATCGCGTGATGCAACTGCTGGAAGTGCAGTGGGACAAGGAAACTGGATACTATCTGCGCGCGTGCGATGACCCGGCGTACTTTCCGGGACGCTGCGCTGCCGTACTGTACAAGGGAGCAGAGATCGGTCGCATTGGTGTTCTGCATCCGACTGTTTTGCAAGCGTTCGAACTCACCACACCATGCTCGGTTGTGGAGTTCAATATGGAATACTTCGTCTAAAACTGATGATGAGGTCGTTTAaagcagaaaacaaataaagacGGAGATGATTTTCCTTGGCTGATTCTCTACATAGCTAGAAAACTGGTTTGAAAATAGTGTACTAATCGAAATGTTTGGTCCGTTTTTAAATCACGAAGATTAGCACATCTGATTTCATCTCATACAGCACGTGAAAATAGATAGAGCCATATTCCTTTTTAATCTTATGTGGGGAAAAATGGTGGCACCTATCACCATAATCTAGGTTTTATTTGTGAGGATACCTCTTCGTTGTTTTACAAGTTTGTGTACATCTTCGGTTTCATGTAgataaaatgcataaaaatgcgTAAAAAACTCGTTTACAGTTTAACTGTCACGGTAAAATGGCAACAAAGAACATCGTTCCGTAAGCGGTACTACTTTTCTAAAGCGTTTGTTGTGTAGAGGTCAGTTCTACGTTGGCTGAAAATCGGAATCTGCGCACGAACTTCGTCCACCATCTGGAGATTCACATCAGCAACGACCATTTCCTCGTCCTCGCCTGCTTCGGCGATAACCTTAGCCCACGGGTCGACCAACATTGAGTGACCCCAGGCAATATAACCTGCACCTGCATCTCGGGCCGGTGAAATGGTAGCAACGTACGACTGCGTGTCGTTCGCACGACCTCGCGCCAATAGCTCCCAGTGCAATGGGCCA
This window harbors:
- the LOC128720419 gene encoding phenylalanine--tRNA ligase beta subunit: MPTVGVKRDLLFKALGKTYTDDEFQKLCFEFGLELDEITTEKQMITKEQGQVEAAKDASEEIIYRIDIPANRYDLLCLEGLVLGLQVFLGKMKFPRFTKVAPVGKGVAPQKLIVTSETNRVRPFAVAAVLRDITFTKDSYDSFIDLQDKLHQNICRKRALVAIGTHDLDTLKGPFTYDAKPPKDIKFIPLNQEKAMTGEELMEFYSTHAQLKAYLPIIRDFPVYPVIYDANGVVLSLPPIINGDHSKISLKTKNVFIECTATDLTKARIVLDTLVCMFSSHCAKPFTVEYCEVVTASGETQQYPDLAFRKEALSVAKTNAYIGLNESAEQMAKLLNRLLPTRQTDSDTLEVEIPPTRHDMLHVCDIYEDVAIAYGYNRIPKTLPAKMHIAKQYPLNKLTEQLREQIAQAGFTEGLTFTLCSRDDIATKMNVSIDSIPAVHIANPKTLEFQVVRTTLIPGLLKTLAANRKMPLPLRLFEVSDVVLADSKAEVGAKNERRVCAVNCNKTAGFEVVHGLLDRVMQLLEVQWDKETGYYLRACDDPAYFPGRCAAVLYKGAEIGRIGVLHPTVLQAFELTTPCSVVEFNMEYFV